In one window of Canis aureus isolate CA01 chromosome 36, VMU_Caureus_v.1.0, whole genome shotgun sequence DNA:
- the SPEG gene encoding striated muscle preferentially expressed protein kinase isoform X20 has protein sequence MQKARGTRGGDAGTRAPPSPGVPPKRAKVGAGGGAVAGAPAFLRPLKDAAVLAGGDVRLRVAVSGTPQPSLSWFRDGQPLPPPAPEPSCLWLRSCGARDAGVYSCRARNERGQASCEAVLTVLEVGENRPLPPGLWPTHPCLSMSLSCCSYGSEVFRSCRKQSYDSETGEDDISDVQGTQRLELRDDGDFSTPTGGSDTLVGTSLDTPPTSVTGTSEEQVSWWGSGQTVLEQEAGSRGGTRRLPGSPRQAQAAGAGPRHLGVEPLVRASRANLVGASWGSEDSLSVASDLYGSAFSLYRGRALSIHVSVPQSGLHREEPDLQPPPASEAPRRPALPPPSKSALLPPPSPRVGKRPPPGPSAQPPATPTPPHRRPQEPAPPDDAEEKRGKKSKPSGPSSPAGTAESRPQTPLSEASGRLSAPGRSPRLVRAGSRILDKLQFFEERRRSLERSDSPPAPLRPWVPLRKARSLEQPKSERGAPWGTPGASQEELRAPGSGSVAERRRLFQQKAASLDERTRQRSPASDLELRFAQELGRIRRSASRDELVRSHESLRATLQRAPSPREPGEPPLFPRPSTPRSPRADSPAAAAAAAAQPPPPSAAGKPGDEPARPRSRGPAGRTEPGEGPQQEVRRRDQFPLTRGRAIQECRSPVPPPAAPEPPEARTRAPPGRKREPPAQAVRFLPWATPGQEGAAVPQALEKNRAGPEAEKRLRRGPEEDGPWGAWDRRGARGQGRGRRARPTSPELESSDDSYVSAGEEPLEAPVFEIPLQNVVAALGADVLLKCIITANPPPQVSWQKDGSALRSDGRLLIRAEGERHTLLLREARAADAGSYTATATNELGQASCAAALAVRPGESTSPFSSPITSDEEYLSPPEEFPEPGETWPRAPTMKLSPTQNRRSSDTGSKAPPTFKVSLMDQSVREGQDVTMSIRVQGEPKPVVSWLRNRQPVRPDQRRFAEEAEGGLCRLRILAAERADAGFYTCKAVNEYGARQCEARLEVRGE, from the exons ATGCAGAAAGCCCGGGGCACGCGAGGCGGGGACGCGGGCACGCGGgcgccccccagccccggggtGCCCCCCAAGCGAGCCAAGGTGGGCGCCGGCGGAGGGGCGGTGGCGGGGGCGCCCGCCTTCCTGCGGCCCCTGAAGGACGCGGCGGTGCTGGCGGGCGGCGACGTGCGGCTGCGGGTGGCGGTGAGCGGGACGCCCCAGCCCAGCCTCAGCTGGTTCCGGGACGggcagcccctgcccccgccggcccccgagCCCAGCTGCCTGTGGCTGCGGAGCTGCGGGGCGCGGGACGCCGGCGTGTACAGCTGCAGGGCCCGGAACGAGCGGGGCCAGGCCTCCTGCGAGGCTGTGCTCACGGTGCTGGAGGTCGGAG AAAACCGGCCACTCCCGCCGGGCCTTTGGCCGACTCACCCATG TCTGTCCAtgtctctctcctgctgctcctATGGAAGCGAAGTTTTCCGCTCCTGCAGAAAGCAAAGTTACG ACTCGGAGACGGGCGAGGATGACATCAGCGATGTGCAGGGGACCCAGCGCCTGGAGCTTCGGGATGACGGGGACTTCAGCACCCCCACGG GGGGCTCCGACACCCTGGTGGGCACCTCCCTGGACACACCCCCGACCTCCGTGACAGGCACCTCCGAGGAGCAAGTGAGCTGGTGGGGCAGCGGGCAGACGGTCTTGGAGCAGGAAGCGGGCAGCAGGGGTGGCACCCGCCGCCTCCCGGGCAGCCCAAGGCAAGCACaggcggccggggccgggccaCGGCACCTGGGGGTGGAGCCGCTGGTACGGGCGTCTCGTGCTAATCTGGTGGGCGCAAGCTGGGGGTCAGAGGATAGCCTTTCGGTGGCCAGTGACCTGTATGGCAGCGCATTCAGTCTGTACAGAGGACGGGCGCTCTCCATTCACGT CAGTGTCCCCCAGAGCGGCTTGCACAGGGAGGAGCCCGACCTTCAGCCTCCGCCGGCCAGCGAAGCCCCGCGGCGCCCCGCCCTGCCGCCCCCCTCCAAGTCCGCGCTGCTGCCCCCGCCGTCGCCCCGCGTGGGTAAGCGGCCTCCGCCGGGACCCAGCGCCCAGCCCCCGGCCACCCCCACGCCGCCCCACCGGCGCCCTCAGGAGCCCGCGCCCCCCGACGACGCCGAGGAGAAGCGAGGGAAGAAGTCCAAGCCGTCGGGGCCGTCGTCGCCGGCGGGCACGGCCGAGTCCCGACCGCAGACGCCCCTGAGCGAGGCGTCGGGCCGCCTGTCTGCGCCGGGCCGCTCGCCCAGGCTGGTGCGCGCCGGCTCCCGCATCCTGGACAAGCTGCAGTTCTTCGAGGAGCGACGGCGCAGCCTGGAGCGCAGCGACTCGCCGCCGGCGCCCCTGCGGCCATGGGTGCCGCTGCGCAAGGCCCGCTCGCTGGAGCAGCCCAAGTCCGAGCGCGGGGCGCCCTGGGGCACCCCCGGGGCCTCGCAGGAGGAGCTGCGGGCCCCCGGCAGCGGCAGCGTGGCCGAGCGGCGCCGCCTGTTCCAGCAGAAGGCCGCCTCGCTGGACGAGCGCACGCGGCAGCGCAGCCCCGCCTCCGACCTGGAGCTGCGCTTCGCCCAGGAGCTGGGCCGCATCCGCCGCTCCGCGTCGCGGGACGAGCTGGTGCGCTCGCACGAGTCCCTGCGCGCCACGCTGCAGCGCGCCCCGTCCCCTCGGGAGCCCGGCGAGCCCCCGCTCTTCCCCCGGCCCTCCACCCCCAGGAGCCCTCGGGCCGacagccccgccgccgccgccgccgccgccgcccagccGCCCCCTCCGAGCGCCGCGGGGAAGCCCGGGGACGAGCCGGCGAGGCCCAGGAGCCGCGGGCCGGCGGGCAGGACGGAGCCCGGGGAAGGCCCGCAGCAGGAGGTTAGGCGCCGGGACCAGTTCCCGCTGACCCGCGGCAGAGCCATCCAGGAGTGCCGGAGCCCCgtgccgccccccgccgcccccgagccccccgaggcCAGGACCAGAGCACCCCCGGGGCGGAAGCGGGAGCCCCCGGCGCAGGCCGTGCGCTTTCTGCCCTGGGCCACGCCCGGCCAGGAGGGCGCTGCTGTGCCTCAGGCCTTGGAGAAGAACAGGGCGGGGCCTGAGGCTGAGAAGAGGCTGCGCAGAGGGCCCGAGGAGGACGGTCCCTGGGGGGCCTGGGACCGCAGAGGTGCCCGCGGCCAGGGCAGAGGTCGTCGGGCCCGGCCCACCTCTCCTGAGCTCG AGTCCTCAGATGACTCGTATGTGTCCGCCGGAGAAGAGCCCCTTGAGGCTCCTGTGTTTGAGATCCCCCTGCAGAATGTGGTGGCGGCCCTGGGGGCAGATGTGCTGCTCAAGTGTATCATCACTGCCAATCCCCCACCCCAAG TGTCCTGGCAGAAGGATGGGTCTGCCCTGCGCAGTGATGGGCGCCTTCTCATCCGGGCTGAAGGCGAGCGGCATACCCTGCTGCTCCGGGAGGCCCGGGCGGCTGATGCCGGGAGCTACACAGCCACCGCCACCAACGAGCTGGGTCAGGCCAGCTGTGCTGCCGCGCTGGCCGTGAGACCTG GCGAGTCCACATCACCTTTCAGCAGCCCCATCACCTCTGACGAGGAATACCTGAGTCCACCAGAGGAGTTTCCGGAGCCTGGAGAGACCTGGCCCCGAGCCCCCACCATGAAGCTCAGTCCCACCCAGAACCGCCGCTCCTCTGACACCGGCTCTAAGGCACCCCCCACGTTCAAG GTCTCGCTTATGGACCAGTCAGTAAGAGAAGGCCAAGACGTCACCATGAGCATCCGTGTGCAGGGGGAGCCCAAACCGGTGGTTTCCTG GCTGAGAAACCGGCAGCCCGTGCGCCCCGACCAGCGGCGCTTCGCGGAGGAGGCAGAGGGCGGGCTGTGCCGCCTGCGGATCCTGGCTGCCGAGCGGGCCGACGCCGGCTTCTACACGTGCAAGGCGGTCAATGAGTATGGCGCCCGGCAGTGTGAGGCCCGCCTAGAGGTCAGAG GCGAGTGA